From the genome of Oryza glaberrima chromosome 1, OglaRS2, whole genome shotgun sequence:
TTGGTTGGAGGGAAAAATAGTACTGCTCTCTTTTTTGGACAAATTTGAATAGTAGAAGTGCACTTAtcagggacagagggagtagttgacTTCGCTCTCTCTCAATCCCTCTAAAAAAACCACACACAagttctctgtttttttaagtaaactagaaaaatgcccgtgcgttgcaacgggtgaaggctattttaatcatattattgttatatggtttaggtaaggtgaaattcactatgTCAACTCGCTTggatgtattattttttaaaatcatgaGCTGCGGTTAGGAGTCTGATAGTCTCAAATTAACATgcgtgtttttttaaagagatttcttatacgactctttctgtatttccaaaaacgaatGAACTTAAGAATCAACTCAAATACGGACATGTATTTCaaaaagcgaatgaacttaaaaaccaacttatacacggatgacgtaccaaagtactagcaaaaacatatttgattttttataatagCAGAGAGTAGAGATATAATCTAGTTAAGGTAAAATTCattgtgggaattcgcttggatatatagttttctagaaaatcatgagttgcaattaggagtccgatcatctcaagttagcatgcgagttttttttaaaaaagagatttcttatatgactccttctgtatttccaaaaaggaacgaacttaaaacctgactcaaatacagatatgtatttttaaaagcaaacgaacttaaaaaccgactcatacgcagatgacgtaccaaattactggcaaaaacatcttcaatttttataatagtagagatttcacaaaactacatatactttgaccaaattatcacaaaactacatatttagagtgatatatcacaaaactacagatttaacactaaatttcacatagaactacagatttaaggtagAGTAtcgtaaaactatagatttagcaataaaattatcacaaaactacagatttagtgatAATTTAATCATAAAACTTACACGTGtataactcaaacataacactagtgctaaggatttaaactctaaaatatgtagttttgtgataactttgttattaactctgtagttttgcgatactcCACCTTAactctatagttttgtgataaatttagtgctaaatatgtagttttgtgatacatcactataaattgtgataatttgatcaaagtatatgtagttttgtgaaatttactccattttttttcagtttctgGACTAACTTTGGAAGGAGGCTTTCTTTGGGAGCAAATAAGTTTATTGATAGAAATAAATTTACCCTATACTTCTTACTTTTTTCCTTAAATCCTTCCATACATAAAGTAGATTTAGCATCTATCTCTTTCATGTGTTACACACTTTTCATCAAATTGTGGAGCGAAATTATCTTTGGAAGTATTTGTCCTATATCACTTTCTTTTCTCTCCATAAATCTTGCAAAACGGTTGGATTTATTTTTGTCTCTCTCGCACACAGATAGACTTTTCAATAATTCTAGTAGTCTAACTTTGGAAGTTAAGCATCTTTAGCAGCACTTAACTTCATTAGCACACTTACTGTTTCCATAAATTTTGGGCATGTGAGATCTTTTCAAAAGTTTACTTTTAATGAAGAAACTGATCACTTCCCCACTTTTCCTGTCTTTCATGTCGTCCTATATAAAGGCACAACTTAAGCTGTCATCTATCACCAATTCATAGCTTCCAACATTTTCATTTCATTCGTAATCAGGTTTTCCACAGGGAGATGGCAATGAAGGTGTATGGGCTGCCAATGTCGACCAATGTAGCCCGCGTACTGGTGTGTTTGGAGGAAGCTGGGGAACAATATGAAGTTGTTCCGATTGATTTCTCAACTGCTGAGCACAAGAGCCCAGAGCATACTTCAcgtaatgtaagttattcttaCAACTTGTTCTCTCCATTTTTTTCCATCAATTTTCATGGACAAAATAACTTCCATTTGTCTGAACTTTTGGATCAATCGACTATGTTGATTTTTCATGATTCcattctctctttttccccctcATACAGCCATTTGGTCAAGTCCCAGCTCTTCAGGATGGTGATTTAATTCTTTttggtgagatttttttttcttcccaccatgcaaagtctttttttttcggagatgtttttttttcgcgaGGGAATGTTTTATTTCTTGCATTTACcaaaatagttatgaaaaaaattaataagatagatcaatTTATGATATCGCATATGTATCTATCatcttatcaaaatatttttttaaaaaatattcataaCTATTAGATAACAATGCAAAGAAAGAAGACATTCCCTCGAGGGGAAAAAATGCTTTCACTACTTTTTTTTCGTTCTTGATTATTTTTAATCCATACAATTTTACACTGTTTCAACAGAGTCACGTGCAATTTCGAAGTACGTGCTTCGTAAGAACAACTCTGAACTCCTGAAGGAGCACAACCTTTCTGACGCTGCCAAGGTTGATGTGTGGCTGGAAGCTGAGTCACACCATTTCGATGAGCCCATGTCCGTGGTCATCTACCAATGCCTCATCCTCCCTGTGTATTTCGGTGGACAAACCGATGCGAAGGTTGTGGAagagaatctggagaagctcAAGAAGACATTTCAGGTGTATGAAGAGCGTCTGTGCAAGTTCAGGTACTTAGCTGGAGACTTCCTGAGCCTTGCGGATCTGAGCCATTTCCCAACTGCGTACTACCTGCTGGCCACCCCTCATGCTGCTATGCTCGATGAGTTCCCTCTTGTGAAGGCTTGGATCGATGGCATGTTGGCCAGGCCGTCTGTCAAGAAGGTCATAGAGATGATGAAGGCAACtgcctagaaaaaaaataaatcgtgTTGCTTGTTGTGATGATCCTTGTGATCTCTCTAAAATGATGTTGTCTGAGAGGAAGTGATTGAATAAAAACATGGAGCAGGAATTATGTTTGGGCGGTTTGCTTCATAAGTACATGAATGTGTTGCTTTGTGAATCGAAACTCCATGGATTTATGCTAAATAATTAGTTTAACAACTCAATTCCCCAATTCTAACATTCCCAGTGAATATCATGGCTGTTCGAAGGAGCATTGTTtggatgttaaaaaaaaaaactattttagcAATCATACTATCTTGCCGTACTAAAGATTTATCTCCGCAATGATTTGTTTTCAATGACGCTAGACCTAGTATTACCGTTGTTTTACAAGTGGTGGCATATGAGAGCAATCTTTGGTGTGCAGTCGGTGTCAAAGCGCTCCATGAACTTCTATTTAGGTCAGTTGGCTCAGCTGCTGACTTGCTGTGTTTTCTTGCACGGGTACTATATAAACAGGACAGCTTCGATTCTCGATGTACCTATATGGCACAATAAATCATGTGGCTTCATCTATTCTTTACCAAATCTTGTTTTATCATGGATGCTATCAAATTTAATACAATTGATAACCTTTTTACTTGCTGTCCAGTGGATCTTGGTGTGTGCTCGCTGTGTCCTTTTTCGATATTCCTCTGACATGAACAGAGCTGGTCTTATATGTTGCATCAGACATACCTTTACCCTGTATCTCAAATTGCATCATGATGTTCATCACAGCAGCAGGATCTCAAATTGCATAAGACTTGTCTTTGACTCGGTGTAAATTCAACTTCTCTGCATTGTCTCAATTTGTACCCAAAAGCTTTTGTTCTATCTTCAGTGAGTCAAATTGCCTGTTCTTTCTGGTTAATGGATGAATGAATTAACCGGCACGATTCTTGAACTCCTAACCAGTactattttttgagaaaaactttctatatacgAATTTCTTATAATACTGTTTTAAATCCAATTTTCTACTTTATAGATTCATTTGTACCATCAAATAATTatcccaaatcattcatctATCAGCCATTCATTACAAAATAATTCATATAATTATCACAAAAGAACACACAAGCTCTTCatatttttcagtctttgtGAACCGTTCTCATCCAAAACGCCTGCATATTTCATTCCTCACTTTTCAGAGAAGCCACAACAACAAACCAGCAGCGTGAATAATGTTTATTACGGAGTAATCACTATTTCCATCAGCTGACAACTTTCGATACTGAATTACTGATACTCGTTCAGTCTCCTGCATACACATTACAGATAAGTACTGTAGTATTTTTGCATCTATGTCATTTCTCAATTACTCCTAGTGCCCTCCATTGCTGAGCGGtggaaccttttttttttttagagaactCTGAGCGGCCAATCTATCCATCGTTGT
Proteins encoded in this window:
- the LOC127758357 gene encoding glutathione S-transferase 1-like, translating into MAMKVYGLPMSTNVARVLVCLEEAGEQYEVVPIDFSTAEHKSPEHTSRNPFGQVPALQDGDLILFESRAISKYVLRKNNSELLKEHNLSDAAKVDVWLEAESHHFDEPMSVVIYQCLILPVYFGGQTDAKVVEENLEKLKKTFQVYEERLCKFRYLAGDFLSLADLSHFPTAYYLLATPHAAMLDEFPLVKAWIDGMLARPSVKKVIEMMKATA